The Roseiconus lacunae genome has a segment encoding these proteins:
- a CDS encoding methyltransferase domain-containing protein: MRYELFETVRPRCPVCNTEQLDSVLKLASIDQQESDQVIEGRLECPNGRCRREYPIIDGIPLIIRDLRHYLQNNASQLCMRSDLSTTTGSMLGDCLGPSSSFNTMRQQLSSYIWDHYGEFDPEEICNDHAPKPGALARLLNDTLESAELNPVGSGPILDLGCGVGRTTFELAARFNRPTLGIDLHFPMLQVASHLTRSSELRYARRSVGLVYQDRRFQVPFRRNAAVDFWACDATALPFARGLFSAAISFNVLDCVHSPIEMLMSLGAVLGEGAKCIVSSPYDWSESATTIESWLGGHSQRGIDHGSSELVVRRLLEEGSPDRIPGLKLLSDANHPWQVRLHDRSYVNYQTHVCVIEKIDH, from the coding sequence ATGCGTTATGAATTGTTCGAAACCGTTCGTCCACGCTGTCCGGTCTGCAATACTGAGCAGCTTGATAGCGTCCTGAAGCTTGCGTCGATCGATCAACAAGAATCGGACCAAGTGATCGAAGGCCGTCTCGAATGCCCAAATGGGAGGTGCCGTCGGGAGTACCCGATTATTGACGGAATCCCGTTGATCATTCGGGATCTCCGTCACTACTTGCAGAACAATGCTTCGCAGCTTTGCATGCGGAGCGATTTGTCGACGACGACCGGCAGCATGCTTGGCGATTGCCTCGGACCTTCATCATCGTTCAATACGATGCGGCAGCAACTGAGTAGCTACATCTGGGATCACTATGGCGAGTTTGATCCAGAAGAGATCTGCAACGACCATGCTCCCAAGCCGGGCGCACTTGCGAGATTACTGAACGATACCCTGGAAAGCGCGGAACTGAATCCGGTGGGATCGGGGCCGATTCTTGATTTAGGTTGTGGCGTCGGCCGTACAACGTTCGAACTTGCGGCTCGATTCAATCGCCCCACGCTCGGAATTGACTTGCATTTTCCAATGTTGCAGGTCGCCTCGCATCTCACACGTTCCAGCGAACTCAGATATGCGCGACGTTCGGTGGGACTTGTCTACCAGGATCGCCGTTTTCAAGTTCCTTTTCGCCGTAATGCCGCGGTCGATTTTTGGGCCTGCGATGCGACCGCCTTACCGTTTGCACGCGGGCTATTTTCTGCCGCGATTAGTTTCAACGTACTCGATTGTGTCCACTCGCCCATTGAAATGCTAATGTCACTCGGAGCCGTTTTGGGTGAAGGAGCGAAATGTATCGTTTCAAGTCCATACGATTGGAGCGAGTCGGCGACCACAATCGAATCTTGGCTTGGCGGTCATTCCCAACGCGGGATCGATCATGGAAGTAGCGAGTTGGTTGTTCGGCGACTACTCGAAGAGGGCAGCCCAGACCGGATTCCGGGGCTGAAATTACTTTCCGACGCAAATCATCCCTGGCAAGTCAGGCTGCACGACCGAAGCTACGTCAATTATCAAACACACGTCTGTGTGATTGAAAAGATCGACCACTAA
- a CDS encoding PAAR domain-containing protein → MGQPAARIGDLVKQDAPHCHAPIHPPAPVPTPMAHPALPLAIVKGAPNVLIANMPAARATDTTIPCALPGCVPAGPGMIAKGSSTVLIGGLPAARANDLSAHATCVGPIPSPTGKVLPPCATNVLIGG, encoded by the coding sequence ATGGGGCAGCCAGCAGCACGAATCGGTGACTTGGTTAAACAGGACGCGCCGCATTGTCACGCGCCCATTCACCCGCCCGCACCGGTGCCCACGCCGATGGCGCACCCCGCGTTGCCGCTCGCGATTGTTAAAGGAGCGCCAAACGTATTAATCGCCAACATGCCGGCCGCCCGAGCGACAGACACGACGATCCCCTGTGCGTTACCGGGGTGTGTTCCCGCGGGCCCCGGAATGATTGCCAAAGGATCGTCAACCGTGCTGATCGGCGGATTGCCCGCCGCACGCGCGAACGATCTTTCGGCTCATGCCACCTGTGTCGGGCCGATCCCAAGTCCAACCGGAAAGGTACTGCCGCCGTGTGCGACGAATGTCTTGATCGGTGGTTAA
- the tssH gene encoding type VI secretion system ATPase TssH — MSDISRTSLFGKLNSVGYKSIESATVFCKMRGNPYVELVHWLNQILQLENSDLHCIVKQFNLNPSRLVKDITDSLEKLPRGSTSISDLSAHIEDAVERGWVYGTLMFGETQVRTGHLIVGMLKTRSLKNALFAISSEFEKIKLETLTDRFSEVINGSPEEHLGATDGFQVGGGAEPGEASGAIAPAAMGKQDALKRFTVDLTENARQGKIDPIVGRDEEIRQIIDILMRRRQNNPILTGEAGVGKTAVVEGFALKIASGDVPPPLQDVSLRSLDVGLLQAGASMKGEFENRLKQVIEEVQASEKPIIMFIDEAHTLVGAGGSEGTGDAANLLKPALARGTLRTVAATTWAEYKKHIEKDPALTRRFQVVQVEEPSEERAILMMRGMASTLEKHHKVKVLDEALEAAVRLSHRYIPARQLPDKCVSLLDTAAARVAISQHAVPAEVDDSRKRIDALNTVLEIIADENLVGVETNDRQACAEAELTEEKSRLAELEARWNEEKDLVEQILDIRAKLRGHSGKIEGTNSPLEKAADAEAKNVTIQTGEPIGDDGPVTSSEDDGERQTLLDELKKLQTKLHELQGEHPLILPTVDEQAVASVVEDWTGIPVGRMVKDEVATVLNLANILNDRIIGQRHALDMIARRIQTSRASLDNPNKPIGVFMLAGPSGVGKTETALALAEALYGGEQNVITINMSEFQEAHTVSTLKGAPPGYVGYGEGGVLTEAVRRRPYSVVLLDEVEKAHHDVHEIFFQVFDKGWMEDGEGRVIDFKNTLILLTTNAGTDLVMNLCKDPELLPEPDGLAKALRPELLKVFPPALLGRIVTIPYYPLSDQMIGEITKLQLRRIEKRIKSNHEIPFTYDDNVIDLIASRCTELESGGRMIDAILTNTVLPNISSEFLTRMMEGKPIDRVHVKIDSGEFAYAFD, encoded by the coding sequence GTGTCTGACATCAGCCGTACCTCACTGTTTGGAAAGCTTAATAGCGTCGGCTACAAGTCGATCGAAAGTGCCACCGTCTTTTGCAAGATGCGAGGGAACCCCTACGTCGAATTGGTTCACTGGTTGAATCAAATTTTGCAACTCGAAAACTCCGACTTGCACTGCATCGTAAAGCAATTCAACCTGAACCCGTCCCGATTGGTCAAGGACATCACCGATTCACTCGAGAAATTGCCGCGCGGCTCGACGTCGATCTCCGACCTTTCGGCGCATATCGAAGATGCCGTCGAACGTGGCTGGGTGTACGGTACGTTGATGTTCGGTGAGACACAGGTCCGTACCGGACACCTGATCGTCGGGATGTTGAAAACTCGATCACTGAAGAACGCGCTATTCGCAATTTCTTCCGAATTCGAAAAAATCAAACTCGAAACACTTACCGATCGCTTCTCCGAAGTAATCAATGGTTCGCCAGAAGAGCACTTGGGTGCCACCGATGGTTTTCAAGTCGGCGGAGGAGCCGAACCGGGCGAGGCGAGCGGCGCGATCGCTCCCGCCGCAATGGGTAAACAAGATGCCCTCAAACGATTCACAGTCGACCTGACTGAAAACGCACGTCAAGGCAAGATTGACCCGATCGTCGGGCGTGACGAGGAAATCCGCCAGATCATCGACATCCTGATGCGGCGTCGACAAAACAACCCGATTCTGACCGGTGAAGCCGGCGTCGGGAAAACCGCCGTGGTCGAAGGTTTCGCGTTAAAGATTGCTTCCGGTGATGTCCCGCCACCACTACAAGACGTCTCGCTTCGTTCTCTCGATGTCGGATTGCTCCAAGCAGGTGCGAGCATGAAAGGTGAATTCGAGAACCGCCTCAAACAAGTGATCGAGGAAGTTCAAGCGTCCGAAAAGCCGATCATCATGTTCATCGACGAAGCGCACACTTTAGTCGGAGCAGGAGGTTCGGAAGGGACCGGTGACGCGGCCAATCTACTCAAACCGGCACTCGCAAGGGGCACACTGCGAACCGTCGCCGCGACGACTTGGGCCGAATACAAAAAGCATATCGAGAAAGACCCCGCACTGACGCGGCGGTTCCAGGTCGTCCAAGTCGAAGAACCCAGCGAAGAACGCGCAATCCTGATGATGCGTGGAATGGCGTCGACTTTGGAGAAGCACCACAAAGTGAAAGTGCTCGACGAAGCTCTCGAAGCCGCCGTTCGTCTTTCGCATCGGTACATCCCCGCTCGTCAGCTGCCGGACAAATGTGTCAGCTTGCTAGACACCGCGGCCGCTCGCGTCGCGATCAGTCAACACGCCGTTCCCGCTGAGGTTGACGATTCGCGCAAGCGGATCGATGCCCTAAATACGGTTCTTGAAATCATCGCCGATGAGAATCTGGTCGGTGTCGAAACCAATGATCGGCAAGCATGCGCCGAAGCGGAACTGACCGAAGAGAAGTCGCGACTCGCCGAACTAGAAGCCCGGTGGAACGAAGAGAAAGATTTGGTCGAGCAAATCCTCGACATTCGGGCTAAGCTGCGCGGTCACAGTGGAAAGATCGAAGGTACGAACAGCCCTCTCGAGAAAGCGGCCGACGCCGAAGCAAAAAATGTGACGATCCAAACCGGCGAACCGATCGGCGACGATGGCCCGGTAACTTCATCGGAAGATGACGGCGAGCGACAGACACTGCTCGATGAGCTGAAGAAATTGCAAACCAAACTACATGAATTGCAGGGCGAACATCCACTGATCTTGCCAACCGTCGATGAGCAAGCCGTTGCTTCGGTCGTCGAGGATTGGACCGGTATTCCGGTCGGCCGAATGGTCAAAGACGAAGTCGCGACCGTCTTGAACCTAGCAAATATCCTCAACGATCGTATCATCGGACAACGCCATGCGTTAGATATGATCGCTCGCCGGATTCAAACGTCACGAGCGAGCCTAGATAATCCCAACAAACCGATCGGCGTGTTCATGCTGGCGGGACCTTCAGGCGTAGGCAAAACCGAAACCGCACTCGCGTTGGCCGAAGCCCTCTATGGGGGCGAACAGAACGTCATCACGATCAACATGAGCGAGTTTCAAGAAGCTCACACTGTCAGCACGCTCAAAGGTGCCCCTCCCGGATACGTTGGTTATGGTGAAGGTGGCGTCCTGACCGAAGCCGTTCGCCGTCGACCGTATAGCGTGGTACTGCTCGACGAAGTCGAAAAGGCCCACCACGACGTTCACGAAATCTTTTTCCAAGTCTTCGACAAAGGCTGGATGGAAGATGGCGAAGGACGCGTAATCGATTTTAAGAATACGTTGATCTTGTTGACCACCAATGCGGGAACCGACTTGGTCATGAACCTTTGCAAAGATCCAGAGTTGTTACCGGAACCGGATGGGCTTGCTAAGGCGTTGCGTCCCGAATTGCTGAAGGTATTTCCACCCGCTCTCTTGGGGAGGATCGTCACGATTCCGTACTATCCGCTCAGCGACCAGATGATCGGTGAAATCACCAAGCTCCAGCTTCGCCGTATCGAAAAACGAATTAAGTCGAATCACGAAATCCCGTTCACCTACGATGATAATGTGATTGACTTGATCGCCAGCCGCTGCACCGAACTGGAAAGTGGCGGACGCATGATCGACGCGATTCTCACCAACACGGTGTTGCCGAATATCAGCAGTGAGTTTCTGACGCGAATGATGGAAGGCAAGCCGATCGATCGAGTGCACGTCAAAATTGATTCGGGCGAGTTTGCCTACGCATTCGATTGA
- the tssG gene encoding type VI secretion system baseplate subunit TssG — protein MTDAPYRFDFYQAMRMLECTFPEMPRYGHAVRLSDDRVRLTQEPSLSFAPASLSKFEKSEHDDFHRLAVRFFGLCGPNGALPLHLTEYVRDRIRHHDDTAFAAFLDVFHHRMLSLFYRAHADAQPTSHFDRPDTDRFSVFVSSLVGTGMPSLQNRDAFPDLAKLFYAGRLGCQAKNSEGLEAMISSFFQVPCQIEEFVGNWTEIPDQYQFQLGGSENASTLGVACTVGPDVWDCQQKFRVKIGPVGWDDFTKMLPGGRSLDRLSALVKNYIGDELAWDLNLVLQQEETPSWRLGDAQLGETMWMDDDGVKGDSGDLFITL, from the coding sequence ATGACAGACGCTCCGTATCGCTTCGATTTTTATCAAGCGATGCGAATGCTCGAGTGCACCTTTCCGGAGATGCCTCGTTACGGACATGCGGTTCGCTTGTCCGATGATCGTGTTCGACTGACCCAGGAGCCATCCCTCAGTTTCGCACCGGCGTCACTCTCAAAATTCGAGAAAAGCGAACACGATGACTTCCATCGATTGGCCGTGCGTTTTTTTGGCCTGTGCGGTCCTAACGGCGCCTTGCCGTTACACCTAACCGAATATGTTCGCGATCGGATCAGACATCACGATGATACGGCCTTCGCGGCCTTCCTAGACGTTTTCCATCATCGAATGCTGTCGCTGTTTTATCGCGCACACGCCGATGCGCAACCGACCTCGCATTTTGACCGCCCGGACACCGATCGATTTTCCGTTTTTGTCAGTTCGCTAGTCGGCACGGGAATGCCGAGTTTGCAAAACCGTGATGCATTCCCGGACCTGGCGAAGCTGTTTTACGCGGGGCGTCTTGGCTGCCAAGCGAAAAATTCGGAAGGACTGGAAGCGATGATCAGCAGCTTCTTTCAGGTCCCCTGTCAAATCGAAGAATTCGTAGGAAACTGGACGGAGATCCCGGATCAATACCAGTTTCAGCTCGGAGGAAGTGAAAACGCATCGACGTTGGGGGTGGCCTGTACGGTCGGACCTGACGTCTGGGATTGCCAGCAGAAGTTCCGTGTAAAAATCGGACCCGTTGGCTGGGACGACTTCACCAAGATGCTTCCCGGTGGTCGTAGTCTCGATCGTTTGTCTGCCTTAGTAAAAAACTACATTGGCGATGAACTGGCTTGGGATTTGAACTTGGTTCTTCAACAAGAAGAAACCCCATCGTGGCGACTCGGGGATGCTCAACTCGGTGAAACCATGTGGATGGATGACGACGGAGTCAAAGGCGACTCCGGTGACCTGTTTATTACTCTTTAA
- the tssF gene encoding type VI secretion system baseplate subunit TssF has translation MDPRLLTYYNQELQFVRESGAEFAEEYPKIASRLGIDDFDCADPYVERLFEGFALLAARIQLKLDAEFPRFTQHLLEMVCPHYLAPQPAMTVVELQPDLTEGALAEGFDIPNGTVLQSLLGKGEQTRCTFRTAHAVKLWPLQLTEANYFSRDVAALSLPDDPSVKAALVIRLESTAGLKLSQLAVDSLPLFIRGGSDVPMRLYEQLMSNAVGLAIRPAGGDSSWTVQMGRDRVAPLGFEDENAMLPYGPRSFKGYRLLQEYFAFPQRFMFANLQRLSETLPHCESDAIEIAILLNRRDSRLTNRVDESHFALFCTPAINLFEKRADRIHLTERHSQYQVMPDRTRPIDFEVYSVKDVRGYGSSNEREQEFKPFYEINDSSVEQNKRAFYTLNRRPRVLSAKHRQFGPRSSYVGSETFIALVDANEAPYSHELRQLGIDTLCTNRDLALQMPVGVGETDFTLEISAPVERIRCLAGPTKPQPSRSYENGQTTWRLISHLTLNYLSLVNDDGSATALRELLSLYSDINNVLVNKQIDSVRSVESQAVTRPISSSGPISFGRGTEVTVTLDESGFEGTGAFLLAAVLNEFFAKYVSINSFTETVFRTTERGEVMRWPARMGRRHTL, from the coding sequence ATGGATCCACGACTACTGACGTATTACAACCAAGAATTGCAATTCGTTCGCGAATCCGGGGCCGAGTTCGCGGAGGAATATCCGAAAATCGCCAGTCGACTGGGGATCGATGATTTTGATTGCGCCGATCCTTATGTGGAGCGGCTCTTCGAAGGCTTCGCGCTCCTGGCTGCTCGGATCCAGCTCAAACTCGATGCGGAATTTCCTCGGTTCACTCAGCATCTGCTGGAGATGGTCTGTCCGCATTACCTCGCACCACAACCTGCGATGACGGTGGTTGAGCTACAGCCGGATTTGACCGAAGGTGCTCTGGCAGAGGGGTTCGATATTCCAAACGGTACGGTGCTTCAGAGTCTGCTCGGCAAAGGTGAACAGACTCGATGCACATTTCGCACTGCCCACGCGGTTAAGCTCTGGCCACTTCAGTTGACCGAGGCAAACTACTTCTCGCGCGACGTCGCGGCACTGAGTCTCCCTGACGATCCGTCAGTCAAAGCAGCTTTAGTGATTCGACTTGAATCGACCGCCGGATTGAAACTCAGTCAGTTGGCTGTCGATTCATTGCCGCTGTTCATTCGTGGCGGCTCAGACGTTCCGATGCGGCTTTATGAACAATTGATGTCCAATGCCGTAGGGCTCGCCATCCGACCCGCCGGCGGCGATTCATCTTGGACCGTTCAAATGGGCAGGGATCGGGTCGCCCCGCTGGGATTCGAAGATGAGAACGCAATGCTGCCTTACGGTCCGCGTTCCTTCAAAGGCTACCGTCTGTTGCAGGAGTACTTTGCGTTTCCGCAGCGTTTCATGTTTGCCAATTTACAGAGACTTTCGGAAACACTGCCGCACTGCGAAAGCGATGCGATAGAAATCGCCATTCTGCTTAATCGCCGTGATTCACGTTTAACAAACCGCGTTGACGAATCGCATTTTGCTTTATTTTGCACCCCGGCGATCAATCTCTTCGAAAAGCGAGCCGACCGTATTCATCTCACTGAACGGCATTCGCAGTACCAAGTGATGCCAGATCGAACCCGTCCGATTGACTTCGAAGTTTACTCCGTCAAAGACGTTCGCGGTTATGGTAGCAGCAACGAACGGGAACAAGAGTTCAAGCCGTTCTACGAAATCAACGATTCGAGCGTCGAACAGAACAAACGCGCGTTTTACACGCTCAACCGGCGACCGCGAGTTCTCTCGGCAAAGCATCGCCAATTCGGTCCGAGGTCCAGCTACGTCGGCAGCGAAACGTTTATCGCACTTGTCGATGCGAACGAAGCTCCGTACTCACACGAATTGCGACAACTCGGGATCGATACACTATGCACCAATCGTGACCTCGCCCTACAGATGCCCGTCGGTGTCGGCGAAACCGACTTTACATTGGAAATCAGTGCCCCGGTCGAACGGATTCGCTGTCTAGCAGGACCGACCAAACCGCAACCTTCACGCAGCTACGAAAACGGTCAGACCACATGGCGTCTGATCAGTCATCTCACGCTCAACTATTTGTCGTTAGTCAACGACGATGGCAGTGCCACGGCGCTGCGAGAATTGCTTTCGCTCTACTCGGACATCAACAACGTTCTCGTCAACAAACAAATTGACTCAGTTCGTTCGGTCGAATCACAAGCGGTGACCCGGCCGATTTCATCTTCCGGCCCGATCAGTTTTGGACGCGGAACCGAAGTCACCGTAACATTGGACGAATCCGGATTTGAGGGCACCGGTGCGTTTTTGCTCGCCGCGGTGCTCAACGAATTCTTTGCCAAATATGTTTCGATCAATTCGTTCACCGAAACAGTTTTCCGAACCACCGAGCGTGGCGAGGTGATGCGATGGCCGGCACGCATGGGACGGCGTCACACGTTATGA
- the tssE gene encoding type VI secretion system baseplate subunit TssE: MADLTTQEKLFPSLLDRLTDDQPQQRQETRDKRVFSVHRLRAAVLRDLAWLLNTCHLAAAEDLSHYAEVERSVVNYGIPDLTGKTVSGLHVEDVQAALRKAILDFEPRILADTLEVRGNKDPENPLSSSLTFEIEGELWARPYPERLYLRSELDLETGDVNIHEV; the protein is encoded by the coding sequence ATGGCAGACTTGACCACTCAGGAAAAACTTTTTCCTTCGCTACTAGATCGTTTAACAGATGATCAGCCGCAACAGCGTCAGGAGACTCGTGACAAACGTGTCTTTTCAGTCCATCGTTTGCGGGCGGCAGTGCTACGTGATTTGGCTTGGTTGCTGAATACCTGTCACTTGGCGGCCGCCGAGGACCTTTCGCACTACGCCGAAGTTGAACGATCGGTCGTCAACTACGGAATCCCTGATTTGACTGGCAAAACCGTATCGGGGCTGCATGTCGAAGACGTTCAAGCGGCGCTTCGAAAAGCGATCCTGGATTTCGAACCGAGAATCTTGGCCGACACGCTCGAAGTCCGTGGCAATAAGGATCCGGAAAACCCGCTCTCAAGCTCATTGACCTTTGAGATCGAAGGCGAACTCTGGGCGCGTCCTTACCCCGAACGTCTCTACCTGCGATCTGAGTTGGACTTAGAGACGGGTGACGTCAACATCCACGAGGTCTAG
- a CDS encoding type VI secretion system accessory protein TagJ: MLAEELLRENKLDEAFAELKQRVQKDPSEPKYRVFLFQMLSVLGKWESALSQLEICGQLADSNLAMVQAYREAIRCEVFRHRVFAGETSPLILGEPDRWLALLIEALKLSAAGKHEQAETMRIEAFEMAPMTSGTVQTAGEQSLPFEWMADADPRLGPVLEVLMNGQYYWVPFNRIAQIDLEPPQDLRDFVWMPAHFVLAGGGESFGMIPTRYPNSHLASDPTTRLARQTTWVPITDTEQEIFIGEGQRMLATDEDEFALLEIRKISLASDVEGSDQLFAVGDTGTVTE, translated from the coding sequence ATGCTGGCTGAAGAACTACTGCGCGAAAATAAACTTGACGAAGCTTTCGCAGAGCTAAAGCAACGCGTGCAGAAGGATCCGTCGGAGCCGAAATACCGCGTCTTTCTGTTTCAGATGTTGTCCGTGCTGGGAAAGTGGGAGAGCGCGCTCAGCCAGCTCGAAATCTGCGGTCAACTCGCCGACAGTAACTTGGCAATGGTTCAAGCCTACCGAGAAGCGATCCGCTGCGAAGTTTTTCGGCATCGCGTCTTCGCCGGGGAGACGTCGCCGTTGATTCTCGGTGAACCCGATCGCTGGTTGGCATTGTTGATCGAAGCGCTCAAGCTCTCCGCAGCCGGCAAACACGAACAAGCCGAAACGATGCGCATCGAAGCCTTTGAGATGGCGCCGATGACAAGCGGTACCGTTCAAACGGCAGGCGAACAATCACTGCCATTTGAATGGATGGCCGATGCCGACCCAAGGCTCGGTCCTGTACTCGAAGTCCTGATGAACGGACAGTACTACTGGGTTCCTTTCAATCGGATCGCGCAAATCGATCTCGAACCGCCACAAGATTTGCGAGACTTCGTTTGGATGCCGGCCCACTTTGTTCTCGCCGGTGGCGGTGAGTCCTTCGGAATGATTCCCACCCGATACCCCAATTCACATTTAGCGTCAGATCCAACAACCCGCTTAGCTCGCCAGACAACCTGGGTGCCTATTACGGATACTGAGCAGGAAATCTTTATCGGTGAAGGTCAACGCATGTTGGCCACCGATGAAGACGAATTCGCGCTGCTGGAAATCCGCAAAATCAGTTTGGCAAGCGATGTCGAAGGAAGCGACCAGCTGTTCGCCGTCGGAGACACCGGAACGGTGACCGAGTGA
- a CDS encoding Hcp family type VI secretion system effector, giving the protein MAVDMFLDIKGEIKGESQDDKHKDEIDVLAWSWGMSQSGSFHVGSGGGAGKASFQNIAVTKWVDCSSPILMIYCANGDHFPSAKLTVRKAGKNPLEYLVIEMKDVLVSDVSTGGSGGEDRLTENVSLNFRQVKVSYKTQKKDGSGGPEKQFAWDIAANKQL; this is encoded by the coding sequence ATGGCTGTAGACATGTTTCTGGACATCAAGGGAGAAATCAAAGGTGAATCCCAAGATGACAAGCACAAAGACGAAATCGACGTGCTCGCGTGGAGCTGGGGAATGTCGCAAAGCGGCTCCTTCCACGTCGGATCCGGTGGTGGAGCGGGCAAGGCGAGCTTTCAAAATATCGCCGTCACCAAATGGGTCGATTGTTCGTCTCCCATCCTGATGATTTACTGCGCCAACGGCGATCACTTCCCGAGCGCGAAGTTGACCGTTCGTAAAGCGGGCAAAAACCCGTTGGAATACTTGGTCATCGAAATGAAAGATGTCCTCGTCTCCGACGTTTCCACCGGTGGTTCGGGTGGTGAAGATCGTCTGACCGAAAACGTGTCGCTGAACTTCCGCCAGGTCAAAGTCAGCTACAAGACACAAAAGAAAGATGGTTCTGGTGGACCAGAGAAGCAGTTCGCTTGGGACATCGCTGCTAACAAGCAACTGTAG
- the tssC gene encoding type VI secretion system contractile sheath large subunit, producing the protein MSTADASAAPAAAAVTTDEFSSLLEKEFRPKSDQAKEAVESAVKTLAEQALAQTSLVSDDALKSIEAIIAEIDSKLSEQINLILHHAEYQQLEGAWRGLHHLVNNTETDEMLKIRVMNIKKKELHKTLKKFKGTAWDQSPIFKKMYEEEYGQFGGEPYGCLVGDYHFDHSPPDVELLSEMAKVAAACHSPFIAGVSPAVMQMDSWQELTNPRDLTKIFQTPEYAAWRSLRESDDSKYIGLAMPKFLARLPYGAATDPVDEFGFEEDTEAADSDNYCWANAAYAMATNITRSFKMYGWCSRIRGIESGGAVENLPCHTFPTDDGGVDMKCPTEIAISDRREAELAKNGFMPLIHKKNSDFAAFIGAQSLHAPAVYDDPDATANANLAARLPYLFATCRFAHYLKCIVRDKIGSFKERKDMQVWLQDWINQYVDGNPGTSSEDTKARKPLAAAEVVVEEVEGNPGYYTSKFFLRPHYQLEGLSVSLRLVSKLPSAKGGG; encoded by the coding sequence ATGAGTACCGCCGACGCATCCGCAGCACCAGCAGCAGCAGCTGTCACGACCGACGAATTTTCGTCCTTGTTGGAAAAAGAATTTCGCCCCAAGAGCGACCAGGCTAAAGAAGCCGTCGAATCTGCGGTGAAAACACTGGCCGAGCAAGCGCTCGCACAAACGTCACTGGTTTCTGACGACGCACTGAAGTCGATCGAAGCAATCATCGCCGAGATCGATTCGAAACTCAGTGAGCAAATCAATTTGATCCTGCACCACGCTGAGTATCAGCAGCTTGAAGGTGCCTGGCGCGGCCTGCATCACTTGGTCAACAACACCGAGACCGACGAGATGCTGAAAATCCGCGTGATGAACATCAAGAAGAAGGAACTGCACAAGACTCTCAAGAAGTTCAAAGGAACGGCTTGGGATCAAAGTCCGATCTTCAAGAAGATGTACGAGGAAGAGTACGGCCAATTCGGTGGCGAACCCTATGGCTGCTTGGTCGGTGACTACCACTTCGACCACAGCCCGCCAGACGTCGAACTATTGAGCGAAATGGCGAAGGTCGCCGCTGCTTGCCACTCGCCTTTCATCGCCGGCGTCTCGCCCGCGGTCATGCAAATGGACAGTTGGCAAGAGCTGACCAATCCGCGAGATTTGACCAAGATCTTCCAAACTCCAGAATACGCCGCTTGGCGATCGCTGCGTGAGTCGGATGACTCGAAGTACATCGGGTTGGCGATGCCGAAATTTTTGGCACGTTTGCCCTACGGTGCCGCGACCGACCCGGTGGACGAATTCGGTTTCGAAGAAGACACCGAAGCGGCCGATAGCGACAACTATTGCTGGGCCAACGCCGCTTACGCCATGGCGACCAACATCACTCGATCGTTCAAAATGTACGGTTGGTGCTCACGAATCCGTGGGATCGAATCGGGCGGTGCCGTCGAAAACCTGCCCTGCCATACGTTCCCGACCGACGACGGCGGTGTCGACATGAAATGCCCGACGGAGATCGCGATCAGCGACCGTCGTGAAGCCGAACTCGCGAAGAACGGTTTCATGCCGTTGATCCATAAAAAGAACTCTGACTTCGCAGCATTTATCGGTGCCCAATCGTTGCACGCCCCGGCGGTCTACGATGATCCCGATGCGACTGCGAACGCGAACTTGGCCGCCCGGTTGCCATACCTCTTCGCAACCTGTCGTTTCGCGCACTACCTGAAGTGCATCGTCCGCGACAAGATCGGAAGTTTTAAAGAACGCAAAGACATGCAGGTCTGGTTACAAGACTGGATCAACCAATACGTCGACGGAAACCCAGGGACTTCGAGCGAAGACACGAAGGCCCGCAAGCCGTTGGCGGCCGCCGAAGTTGTCGTCGAAGAAGTCGAAGGCAACCCCGGCTACTACACAAGCAAGTTCTTCCTGCGACCTCACTATCAACTGGAAGGCTTGTCGGTCTCACTCCGACTGGTTTCGAAGCTGCCTTCGGCGAAGGGTGGCGGTTGA